A genome region from Marispirochaeta aestuarii includes the following:
- a CDS encoding N-acetylmuramoyl-L-alanine amidase family protein — MLILSGLLLCSAVSFGDTNITTLIQRVGGELLWDPVLERGIVNRGRRSVVFQVGIPFLLKDFNEVTDIEAPRRRQDGSVVVSDESAKAFVSLFAVDQPQDSFTISTIIIDPGHGGKDPGTIGTHNIDGERLVLEEKDLVLKVSQSVVNQLKENFPDKNIILTRSDDRYLALEERTAIANAVELAEQEAMIFMSIHANASLNRKASGFEVWYLPPEYRREIVDPEDLDQEQKTIAPILNSILEEEFTVESILLAKEILDGMETTIGTVSGSRGLKEESWFVVRNAKMPSVLVEIGFVTNPEEAKLLNTETHLQKISSGIYNGLAAYIRNFEKSGE; from the coding sequence GTGCTTATTTTATCCGGACTGCTCCTGTGCTCAGCGGTATCCTTCGGGGATACCAATATTACGACCCTTATTCAGCGGGTAGGGGGAGAACTCCTGTGGGATCCGGTCCTGGAGCGGGGCATTGTCAACCGGGGCCGGCGGAGCGTTGTCTTCCAGGTGGGGATTCCTTTTCTGCTGAAGGATTTTAACGAAGTTACCGACATCGAAGCCCCCCGTCGAAGGCAGGATGGGAGCGTTGTTGTGAGCGATGAAAGCGCCAAAGCCTTCGTCTCCCTCTTCGCTGTCGACCAGCCTCAGGACTCCTTTACCATCTCCACCATTATTATCGATCCCGGCCACGGCGGAAAGGATCCGGGAACCATCGGGACCCACAACATCGATGGAGAACGGCTCGTCCTGGAAGAAAAGGATCTGGTGCTGAAGGTTTCACAGTCGGTGGTTAATCAGCTGAAAGAGAACTTTCCCGACAAAAATATCATCCTGACCCGCAGTGACGACCGTTACCTTGCCCTGGAAGAACGGACGGCCATAGCCAACGCCGTTGAACTTGCGGAGCAGGAGGCCATGATCTTCATGTCGATTCATGCCAATGCCTCCCTGAACCGGAAGGCCTCTGGTTTCGAGGTCTGGTACCTTCCGCCTGAATACCGGCGGGAAATCGTCGATCCCGAAGATCTGGACCAGGAGCAGAAGACAATCGCGCCCATTCTGAACTCGATTCTGGAAGAGGAATTTACCGTGGAGAGTATTCTGCTGGCAAAGGAGATTCTCGATGGCATGGAAACGACAATCGGAACCGTCAGCGGCAGCAGGGGGCTCAAGGAGGAGTCCTGGTTTGTGGTCAGAAATGCCAAAATGCCTTCGGTCCTGGTGGAAATCGGTTTTGTAACCAATCCCGAAGAGGCGAAGCTTCTGAATACGGAGACACACTTGCAGAAGATCTCTTCGGGCATCTATAATGGGCTTGCCGCCTACATACGGAATTTTGAGAAGAGCGGCGAATAA
- a CDS encoding GerMN domain-containing protein: MTLSKKPDTLTLVTGLVLLILFVLSLVLYIMDPYKQIQRKFLFVSEATMSLAGEVRSVPFSNDRERNIAAYIEELLLGPAALRLQSIFPENTRLNQLKLEDKVLYIDFSREMVFNLDNHPLTPVEIKDLVVDNLSVNFPGLEKVIITVNGLEPDFEIKE, from the coding sequence GTGACACTATCAAAAAAGCCGGACACCCTGACCCTTGTCACCGGTCTGGTGCTTCTGATCCTCTTCGTCCTGTCCCTGGTCCTCTATATCATGGATCCCTATAAACAGATACAGCGAAAATTTCTCTTTGTCAGCGAAGCCACCATGTCTCTCGCCGGGGAAGTACGGTCGGTGCCTTTCTCAAACGACAGAGAAAGAAACATTGCAGCATATATAGAAGAGCTTCTTCTGGGACCTGCGGCCCTGAGGCTGCAGAGCATTTTTCCTGAAAATACCAGGCTGAACCAGCTGAAACTGGAAGATAAAGTGCTGTATATTGATTTCTCCCGGGAAATGGTCTTCAATCTCGACAATCATCCCCTTACTCCGGTTGAGATTAAGGACCTGGTGGTCGACAATCTATCTGTAAACTTTCCCGGATTAGAGAAAGTGATCATCACTGTAAACGGTCTCGAGCCTGATTTCGAGATCAAGGAGTAG
- a CDS encoding flagellar filament outer layer protein FlaA, translating to MKRFAILLCLLMVVSGMTISAEESVLIDFASLTADTETGENEATMVDFSDKAGTSFSDEEKERMKTSLAIDNWDVQLSSSSRTVANQRYSMTREAPVKDTARRYAGETIMGIRVHFPLESYNSYAVVKPPFEIPAYYTPEEPDKFNNFGVLKNVGVIKSISMNVLGKNYPHRIGLILKDQNNMEQTIIMNNLEFDGWKTLTWNNPNYIEEVRNREIQKFPLYPKTAPNFKLIGILVFRDAMHEGGDFVTYVKDVSMTYDLAVLSLESDVNDEEIWGILEQREEARRTAEFERLGNIQVLRYLEAQKMHQEPAEAEE from the coding sequence ATGAAACGGTTTGCAATCCTTCTTTGTCTTCTCATGGTTGTTTCCGGAATGACGATCTCTGCGGAGGAATCTGTATTAATAGATTTTGCATCTCTGACAGCAGACACCGAAACCGGTGAAAACGAAGCGACAATGGTTGATTTCAGTGACAAAGCCGGTACCAGTTTCTCCGATGAAGAGAAGGAGAGGATGAAGACCTCTCTTGCGATCGACAACTGGGATGTCCAGCTTTCCAGTTCCTCCCGGACTGTCGCCAACCAGCGTTATTCCATGACCCGGGAAGCCCCGGTAAAGGATACCGCTCGTCGTTATGCCGGCGAAACAATCATGGGCATAAGGGTTCACTTTCCCCTGGAGTCCTACAACTCCTATGCGGTTGTTAAACCTCCCTTCGAGATTCCGGCGTATTATACCCCGGAAGAACCGGACAAGTTTAACAACTTCGGCGTTCTGAAGAATGTTGGTGTTATCAAGAGTATCTCCATGAACGTTCTCGGAAAGAACTATCCTCACCGGATAGGTCTGATTCTGAAGGACCAGAACAACATGGAACAGACCATCATCATGAACAATCTTGAGTTTGACGGATGGAAGACTCTTACCTGGAATAACCCCAACTACATCGAAGAAGTTCGAAACAGGGAAATCCAGAAATTCCCCCTCTATCCGAAGACCGCCCCTAACTTCAAGCTGATCGGTATCCTCGTATTCCGTGATGCCATGCATGAAGGCGGAGACTTCGTGACCTACGTCAAGGACGTGAGCATGACTTACGACCTCGCGGTTCTCTCTCTGGAATCCGATGTCAACGACGAGGAAATCTGGGGTATTCTCGAGCAGCGTGAAGAAGCCCGGCGTACTGCCGAGTTCGAGCGCCTTGGCAACATTCAGGTTCTGCGTTATCTGGAAGCCCAGAAGATGCACCAGGAACCTGCTGAAGCTGAAGAGTAA
- a CDS encoding chemotaxis protein CheA, with product MSDYLDPNNEELLKDFFMEANMQVEVLEQNILVLENDPTNKEAVDEIFRAAHTLKGGAATVQMNDLSSFTHLLEDLLDEIRNGSVRVSEDLIDVLLASIDIIKGIIDARSSGETFTGDTEETRRRLKSFSTEESGAKTKETVVEEAAQPSTVRDVSAEGPGGSDLSEYEILELKDAARAGEKIYEIAVDFDEDNPMNTVGGIQLYAAIKAAGTVLKTVPDFEELYEDQFHPRVVYFVATEETLDSLRTRVDIPDVVNSVSLAELSGEAAKEKPKAEKKKTAAAPAAQSKKPSAAPAREKVETAGEIESLSGDLSGSAEPQAAAKKGKKLGSVLRVDSSRIDNLLNLVSEAVINKATFNQISTQFSETQEELSAAENLFRERMKEILDLVPNLAEEMQNGSSEKDVRNQLNERFGDLINIFEPFENKLKTAVNKFRGTSQNLGRLTSDLHERVLQIRMVPISQIFSRFPRLVRDISKSLNKKIQLVIEGEDTELDKSVIEDLLDPLIHCVRNSVDHGIESIDDRKAAGKEEEGHILLSARNEGNMIVIEIQDDGRGIDVESVRSKAIERGIIHPSKNLSDIEAFNLIFEPGFSTAKSVTSISGRGVGLDVVRKQIEKLNGNVSVWSEKGTGTRFTIKLPLTLAIIQGLLVQVGEEIYAIPITSVIDSHRIRPEEIKMIDNYEVFNVREDVISLLRLNRLFKIQTSEQREYQFVVIVGSGDKKMGLMVDTLIGEEDVVIKPLRDSYTNAPGIAGATILGDGTVSLIIDVSQLLELGFRQELADRQKREATIG from the coding sequence ATGAGCGACTACCTTGATCCAAATAACGAAGAGCTTCTGAAGGATTTCTTCATGGAAGCCAACATGCAGGTAGAGGTTCTCGAGCAGAATATTCTGGTCCTCGAGAACGACCCCACGAACAAGGAGGCGGTGGACGAGATCTTCCGTGCTGCCCATACCCTCAAAGGGGGAGCGGCGACGGTACAGATGAATGATCTGTCCAGCTTTACCCATCTTCTGGAGGACCTGCTTGACGAGATACGGAATGGCTCTGTTCGGGTTAGTGAAGACCTGATCGATGTTCTTCTGGCCTCCATCGATATCATCAAGGGTATTATCGATGCCCGATCCTCCGGCGAGACGTTCACAGGAGATACGGAAGAGACCCGCAGGCGGCTAAAAAGCTTCAGTACTGAGGAATCAGGTGCAAAGACTAAAGAAACAGTGGTTGAGGAAGCCGCTCAACCTTCGACGGTCAGAGATGTATCCGCCGAGGGACCCGGAGGTTCAGATCTTTCCGAGTATGAGATCCTTGAATTGAAGGATGCGGCCAGGGCCGGGGAAAAGATCTACGAAATCGCCGTGGATTTTGACGAAGACAATCCCATGAATACCGTGGGGGGAATACAGCTTTATGCCGCCATCAAGGCAGCAGGTACGGTACTGAAAACAGTACCCGACTTTGAGGAGCTGTATGAGGATCAGTTCCATCCCCGGGTGGTTTACTTTGTCGCCACAGAAGAAACCCTTGACTCCCTGCGTACGCGGGTTGACATCCCGGATGTCGTAAATTCGGTCTCCCTGGCGGAGCTGAGCGGTGAAGCCGCAAAAGAAAAGCCGAAGGCAGAAAAGAAAAAGACAGCGGCTGCTCCTGCTGCTCAATCCAAAAAACCTTCTGCTGCTCCTGCCAGGGAAAAAGTGGAAACTGCCGGTGAAATAGAGTCCCTCTCCGGAGATTTGTCCGGGTCTGCGGAGCCCCAGGCGGCGGCAAAAAAAGGTAAAAAGCTCGGTTCTGTCCTCAGGGTGGACAGTTCCAGAATCGACAACCTTCTGAACCTTGTTTCCGAGGCCGTCATCAATAAGGCGACCTTCAATCAGATCAGCACCCAGTTCTCCGAGACCCAGGAAGAACTTTCCGCAGCTGAAAATCTTTTTCGTGAAAGAATGAAGGAAATCCTGGACCTGGTTCCGAACCTGGCGGAGGAGATGCAGAATGGTTCCTCCGAAAAGGATGTACGGAACCAGCTCAATGAACGCTTCGGCGATCTGATAAATATCTTTGAGCCTTTTGAAAATAAACTTAAAACCGCTGTGAACAAATTCCGCGGTACATCCCAGAACCTGGGAAGGCTGACCAGTGACCTTCATGAGAGGGTTCTTCAGATCCGGATGGTACCGATATCCCAGATTTTTTCCCGCTTTCCCCGGCTCGTACGGGATATTTCAAAATCCCTGAACAAGAAGATCCAGCTTGTGATAGAAGGTGAAGACACGGAGCTCGACAAATCGGTTATCGAGGATCTCCTGGATCCTCTTATCCACTGCGTACGAAATTCCGTGGACCATGGGATTGAGAGCATAGATGACCGCAAGGCCGCCGGAAAAGAAGAAGAGGGTCATATTCTGCTGAGCGCCCGGAACGAAGGCAACATGATTGTCATTGAAATCCAGGACGACGGCAGGGGCATCGACGTCGAATCTGTCCGTTCCAAGGCCATAGAACGGGGTATTATCCATCCCAGTAAAAACCTGTCGGATATTGAAGCCTTCAACCTGATCTTTGAGCCCGGTTTTTCCACCGCGAAATCCGTTACCAGTATCTCGGGCCGGGGAGTCGGACTCGATGTTGTCAGAAAGCAGATCGAGAAGTTGAACGGCAATGTGAGTGTCTGGTCAGAAAAAGGGACCGGTACACGGTTCACTATCAAACTCCCCCTGACTCTTGCCATCATACAGGGACTCCTGGTCCAGGTTGGCGAGGAAATCTATGCCATTCCCATTACATCGGTAATTGACAGTCATCGAATCAGGCCCGAAGAGATCAAGATGATCGACAACTACGAGGTCTTTAATGTCAGGGAGGATGTAATCTCTCTGCTGCGTCTTAACCGGCTTTTCAAGATTCAGACCAGTGAGCAGAGGGAGTATCAGTTCGTTGTCATTGTCGGCAGCGGTGATAAGAAAATGGGATTGATGGTAGATACCCTCATCGGGGAAGAGGACGTGGTTATCAAACCCCTGCGGGATTCTTATACCAATGCTCCCGGAATTGCCGGGGCAACGATACTCGGAGATGGCACAGTCTCGCTGATAATTGACGTAAGCCAGCTGCTTGAACTCGGATTCAGACAGGAGTTGGCGGACCGTCAAAAAAGGGAAGCAACCATTGGCTAG
- a CDS encoding CheR family methyltransferase: METLQEQQQGTEQKGVTEQIDFKMVTFSLAGKEYGIDIMKVKEISKADRFTYVPNTAPYVRGVYNLRGDIISIIDLRVMFHLPAPSKADGLMEDMIILRLDNYFIGVIVDSIDKVVGISSSSIQPPHPLFGDINIKFIKGIVENEKKLYIILDVEKILGDADDEEDESRVEVMGIPMASETEAEAESAYGGDGKSGDLGLDFLQDTLKTFSRFTVSSVNREWIRERYAEWKSQHGGSDEKAQLKSPEDAQKFLEDFYSPCTGRLWNKDYADAMASILPDGRKGNLTAWNPGCGKGYETYSLAAALRAKNPEAVIKIWANDSDLLSISTAPNLVFNDNEIPEYLDAYMQETKNGKQLNEGIRKQILFEYHDVLHSNPFPEVDLIMARDLISFMSKNDQNRLMSEFLEKLKPGGLLFLGAHERINDPEWDMVEASGLVAYRKKNG; encoded by the coding sequence ATGGAAACCTTACAGGAACAGCAGCAAGGAACTGAACAGAAAGGCGTAACGGAACAGATCGACTTCAAGATGGTCACCTTCTCTCTGGCGGGCAAGGAATACGGCATCGACATCATGAAGGTAAAGGAGATCTCAAAGGCTGATCGTTTTACCTATGTGCCCAATACAGCACCCTATGTCCGGGGAGTCTACAACCTTCGGGGAGATATTATATCCATAATTGATCTTCGGGTTATGTTTCATCTTCCTGCTCCCAGCAAAGCCGACGGACTGATGGAGGACATGATTATTCTGCGTCTGGATAACTACTTTATCGGGGTTATCGTGGACAGCATCGATAAGGTCGTCGGTATATCCTCCTCGTCCATTCAGCCTCCGCATCCGCTCTTTGGTGATATCAACATCAAGTTCATCAAGGGAATTGTCGAGAACGAAAAAAAGCTCTACATCATTCTGGATGTCGAGAAAATTCTCGGGGATGCTGATGATGAAGAGGATGAAAGCCGGGTAGAGGTCATGGGGATTCCCATGGCCAGCGAAACGGAAGCTGAAGCAGAGTCGGCCTACGGAGGCGACGGAAAAAGTGGTGATCTGGGGCTTGATTTTCTCCAGGATACCCTGAAAACCTTCAGTCGCTTTACCGTAAGCTCTGTGAACCGCGAATGGATCCGGGAGCGATATGCTGAATGGAAGTCTCAGCATGGAGGAAGCGACGAAAAGGCCCAGTTGAAATCCCCCGAGGATGCCCAGAAATTCCTTGAGGATTTTTATTCTCCCTGTACAGGGCGTTTATGGAACAAGGATTACGCCGACGCGATGGCTTCGATTCTCCCGGACGGTAGAAAAGGGAATCTGACTGCCTGGAATCCCGGCTGTGGCAAGGGTTATGAAACCTATTCACTGGCTGCCGCTTTAAGGGCAAAGAATCCGGAAGCGGTTATTAAAATCTGGGCCAACGACAGCGACCTCCTGAGTATTTCAACCGCCCCGAATCTTGTATTTAATGATAACGAAATTCCTGAATATCTCGATGCATATATGCAGGAAACCAAAAACGGCAAGCAGTTAAACGAGGGAATACGAAAGCAGATTCTCTTTGAGTATCATGACGTACTTCATTCCAATCCTTTTCCCGAGGTCGATCTGATAATGGCCCGGGATCTGATCTCTTTTATGTCAAAAAATGATCAGAACCGCCTGATGAGTGAATTCCTGGAAAAACTGAAACCCGGCGGCCTGCTGTTCCTTGGAGCTCATGAGCGGATTAATGATCCTGAATGGGACATGGTTGAAGCTTCAGGACTAGTTGCGTACAGAAAGAAAAATGGATAA
- a CDS encoding chemotaxis protein CheX, whose protein sequence is MRVEYINPFVESAFNILREVLNAEITRGELYLKSASQPVLGVAAIVGLAGDVEGRVLFDMSRPTAIAIASAMNGEELSELDDLGKATITELANMITAQAVTKLHDLGFKFDLTPPAIFTGDNMEVTDTEVEALIVPVNLEQGKIEINVAVRERA, encoded by the coding sequence ATGAGAGTTGAATATATCAATCCCTTTGTTGAATCTGCCTTCAATATCCTTCGCGAGGTACTGAATGCGGAAATAACAAGGGGTGAACTTTATCTTAAATCTGCATCCCAGCCGGTACTCGGTGTCGCAGCCATAGTAGGTCTTGCCGGAGATGTTGAGGGACGCGTTCTTTTCGACATGAGTCGCCCCACCGCTATCGCTATTGCCTCCGCAATGAATGGAGAAGAATTGAGCGAACTGGATGACCTCGGGAAAGCAACAATTACAGAGCTTGCAAACATGATTACTGCCCAGGCGGTAACGAAACTTCATGATCTCGGGTTTAAATTCGACCTGACGCCTCCGGCCATATTCACCGGTGATAATATGGAGGTTACCGATACCGAGGTGGAAGCCCTGATTGTACCTGTTAACCTGGAACAGGGTAAAATCGAAATTAACGTCGCCGTCCGTGAAAGAGCATAA
- a CDS encoding response regulator, with protein MKTKMDFPNINERKAEGVGPDGNAYRVLVVDDSMFVTKQISQILTSEGFDVVGTAKDGQEGLEKYKELYPNVDLVTMDITMPKMDGVTSLEKIIEFDKDARVIMISALGKQDLVKKSLLLGAKNYIVKPLDRKKVLERVLMSLK; from the coding sequence ATGAAGACTAAGATGGACTTTCCGAATATAAATGAACGAAAAGCTGAAGGTGTAGGCCCCGATGGAAATGCCTACAGGGTGCTTGTAGTCGATGATTCCATGTTCGTTACAAAACAGATAAGCCAGATTCTTACCTCCGAAGGCTTTGATGTTGTGGGAACTGCAAAGGACGGGCAGGAGGGGCTCGAGAAATACAAGGAACTTTACCCGAACGTTGATCTTGTTACCATGGATATCACCATGCCCAAGATGGATGGTGTAACCAGTCTTGAAAAGATTATTGAATTTGACAAAGATGCACGGGTTATCATGATAAGCGCTCTTGGAAAACAGGACCTTGTTAAAAAATCACTGCTTTTGGGGGCGAAGAATTACATTGTGAAACCCCTGGACCGGAAAAAAGTTCTGGAAAGGGTATTGATGAGCCTGAAATAA
- a CDS encoding methyl-accepting chemotaxis protein, with translation MLSAASEKINSLETERAKNEDAQQTKNIVLASLADSLQLLNAAAPILEALSKRVIEKTEASNMSVSDRIFSIAEHSKYLGGEIQNVLTELMDGSGGLESSLARLEHETGGYRTLISGLKEISGTYLKDMDLLKQAVQNIGSYTQGLTDLADQTNLLSINASIEAARAGSAGGGFRIIASEVQALARRSKAIADEINTQIVAAASNVESSFSHQELILGDSISRIEESQSNLDKLVTELRPQLESIGNTVEESKKISTGVTADLNQIIVSMQYHDMIRQILEHCNSILNEVRSSCNEQTLLSRYAEQDDELVKKRVRDLATKYFTVDDEWEVLGISVRDSTRHKEREKIKKEHKLEGDITLF, from the coding sequence ATGCTTTCTGCGGCTTCTGAAAAAATAAATTCCCTGGAAACTGAACGCGCGAAAAACGAAGATGCACAACAGACAAAAAATATTGTTCTGGCATCCCTTGCCGACTCCCTGCAACTGCTGAATGCCGCAGCCCCCATACTCGAAGCCCTGTCTAAACGGGTTATAGAAAAAACAGAAGCCTCGAATATGTCGGTATCGGACCGTATCTTTTCCATTGCGGAACATTCGAAATATCTGGGCGGCGAGATCCAGAATGTTCTTACAGAGCTCATGGATGGAAGTGGAGGTCTGGAAAGCAGTCTTGCCAGACTCGAGCATGAGACCGGCGGTTACAGGACGCTGATATCCGGTCTGAAAGAGATCAGCGGCACCTACCTCAAGGATATGGATCTGCTGAAACAGGCTGTTCAGAATATCGGTTCCTATACTCAGGGGCTGACGGACCTTGCGGATCAGACCAATCTGCTGTCTATAAATGCATCCATTGAGGCGGCCCGGGCTGGAAGTGCCGGCGGCGGTTTTCGGATTATCGCCTCGGAGGTGCAGGCCCTGGCCCGGCGTTCCAAGGCAATTGCGGATGAGATCAACACCCAGATTGTAGCCGCGGCCAGTAATGTGGAAAGCTCCTTTTCTCACCAGGAGCTTATTCTTGGAGACAGTATATCCCGGATCGAGGAATCCCAGAGCAATCTGGACAAGCTTGTAACGGAACTGCGGCCGCAGCTCGAAAGTATCGGCAATACTGTGGAGGAATCAAAGAAGATTTCCACGGGAGTAACCGCTGATCTGAATCAAATTATTGTATCCATGCAGTATCACGATATGATTCGTCAGATTCTTGAACACTGTAATTCTATATTGAACGAGGTAAGGTCCTCCTGTAACGAACAGACGCTCCTTTCACGGTATGCCGAACAGGACGATGAGCTGGTTAAAAAGCGGGTGCGGGACCTTGCAACGAAATATTTTACCGTGGATGATGAGTGGGAGGTCCTGGGGATTTCAGTTCGGGACTCTACCCGGCATAAAGAGCGGGAGAAAATAAAAAAGGAACACAAGCTCGAAGGGGACATAACCCTCTTTTAA
- a CDS encoding response regulator: MKILCVDDSPTIRMLVKRALEPEGYTIVEAENGKKALDVAVSTSVDACIVDVNMPELDGFGFVEQVRQNPEYRDTPIIFLTTESSQEKKSRGAALGVKGWIVKPFDPPSLVKVMNILIPR; this comes from the coding sequence ATGAAAATTTTATGTGTAGATGACAGCCCGACCATCAGGATGCTGGTAAAACGTGCGCTGGAGCCGGAAGGATATACGATTGTCGAAGCTGAGAATGGAAAAAAAGCTCTTGATGTGGCTGTCTCCACTTCTGTCGATGCCTGTATTGTTGATGTGAATATGCCTGAACTCGACGGTTTCGGCTTTGTGGAACAGGTACGCCAAAATCCGGAATACAGGGATACCCCGATCATTTTTCTTACCACCGAAAGCTCCCAGGAAAAAAAGAGCAGGGGTGCGGCCCTCGGCGTAAAGGGCTGGATTGTAAAACCCTTTGATCCCCCGTCCCTGGTAAAAGTCATGAATATCCTGATTCCCCGCTAG